The proteins below come from a single Crossiella sp. CA-258035 genomic window:
- a CDS encoding 3-deoxy-7-phosphoheptulonate synthase, whose product MHTEAVRDALADEELAYWQLLPARQQPSWTDPALAAAHRAELAARPGLVHWAEVDGLHRWLAEVAGGSAKVVQAGDCAEDPAECTPEHIARKVAMLDALAGVVGGASGLPVARVGRFAGQFAKPRSKPSERCGDLELPSYRGHLVNGPEADLTARRPDSARLVSCYEAASVAVGALRGARRPFGQPVWTSHEALVLDYELPLLRKNSAGQTFLASTHWPWIGDRTRQPDGAHVRLLASVANPVACKVGPTTPRADLLKLCEVLDPHRTPGRLTLIARFGVRRAAELAPLVAAVRAAGHPVVWLSDPMHGNTISAAGGVKTRLLADLIAEVSQFLRIVPEQGGVAGGLHLEATPDPVTECLGAGVEADDLARCYTSLCDPRLNQQQAITLAAAWR is encoded by the coding sequence GTGCACACCGAGGCGGTCCGCGACGCGCTCGCGGACGAGGAACTGGCGTACTGGCAGCTGCTGCCCGCGCGGCAGCAACCCAGCTGGACCGACCCGGCCCTGGCCGCGGCGCACCGCGCCGAGCTGGCCGCCCGGCCGGGCCTGGTGCACTGGGCTGAGGTGGACGGGCTGCACCGCTGGCTGGCCGAGGTGGCCGGCGGCAGCGCCAAGGTGGTGCAGGCCGGCGACTGCGCGGAGGACCCGGCGGAGTGCACGCCGGAGCACATCGCGCGCAAGGTGGCCATGCTGGACGCGCTGGCCGGGGTGGTCGGCGGGGCCAGCGGGCTGCCGGTGGCGCGGGTGGGCCGGTTCGCCGGTCAGTTCGCCAAGCCCCGCTCCAAGCCCTCGGAACGCTGCGGCGACCTGGAGCTGCCGTCCTACCGCGGCCACCTGGTCAACGGCCCGGAAGCCGACCTGACCGCCCGGCGACCGGACTCGGCCCGGCTGGTGTCCTGTTACGAGGCGGCCAGCGTCGCGGTGGGCGCGCTGCGCGGCGCGCGCAGGCCGTTCGGGCAGCCGGTGTGGACCTCGCACGAGGCGCTGGTGCTGGACTACGAGCTCCCGTTGCTGCGCAAGAACTCCGCAGGCCAGACCTTCCTGGCCTCCACGCACTGGCCGTGGATCGGCGACCGGACCCGCCAGCCCGATGGCGCGCACGTGCGCCTGCTCGCCTCGGTGGCCAACCCGGTGGCCTGCAAGGTCGGCCCGACCACCCCGCGCGCGGACCTGCTCAAGCTGTGCGAGGTGCTGGACCCGCACCGCACCCCCGGCCGGCTGACCCTGATCGCCCGCTTCGGCGTGCGCCGGGCCGCTGAGCTGGCCCCGCTGGTGGCCGCGGTGCGCGCGGCAGGCCACCCGGTGGTCTGGCTGAGCGATCCCATGCACGGCAACACGATCAGCGCCGCGGGCGGGGTCAAGACCCGGCTGCTGGCCGACCTGATCGCCGAGGTCAGCCAGTTCCTGCGGATCGTGCCCGAACAGGGCGGCGTCGCCGGCGGCCTGCACCTGGAGGCCACCCCCGACCCGGTCACCGAATGCCTCGGCGCGGGCGTGGAGGCCGACGACCTCGCCCGCTGCTACACCTCCCTGTGCGACCCCCGCCTCAACCAGCAACAAGCCATCACCCTGGCCGCCGCCTGGCGCTGA
- a CDS encoding DUF998 domain-containing protein: protein MDPTLRLITRLLATSALCWLACAVVVAVFVDFVYFGQLDPFRSTFSEFIFTEQGARLVGVSMLATAFGSLVLGGALISAGAPGGRRAAWLIAVWALGLGVAAVFPMEPVHEPLTPYGAVHRYAALTGFITLPLAGLLLAARFRGHPQWSALCRPLRVVSVLGLIGVLAFLATFLPLDRPMWLLGERGYSGAAERLLLAAHVVLLLLLAWRVRRHTTQPKITPKREPGLVRVERC, encoded by the coding sequence ATGGATCCCACCCTCCGGCTGATCACCCGGTTGCTGGCCACCTCCGCGCTGTGCTGGCTGGCCTGCGCGGTCGTGGTGGCCGTCTTCGTCGACTTCGTCTACTTCGGACAGTTGGACCCGTTCCGGTCCACCTTCAGCGAGTTCATCTTCACCGAGCAGGGCGCCCGGCTGGTCGGGGTCAGCATGCTGGCCACCGCGTTCGGCTCGCTGGTCCTGGGCGGCGCGCTGATCAGCGCGGGCGCGCCCGGCGGGCGGCGGGCGGCCTGGCTGATCGCGGTGTGGGCGCTGGGCCTCGGCGTGGCCGCGGTGTTCCCGATGGAGCCGGTGCACGAGCCACTCACCCCCTACGGCGCGGTGCACCGCTACGCCGCGCTGACCGGGTTCATCACCCTGCCGCTGGCCGGTCTGCTGCTGGCCGCCCGGTTCCGCGGCCATCCGCAGTGGTCGGCGCTGTGCCGGCCGCTGCGGGTGGTCTCGGTGCTCGGCCTGATCGGCGTGCTGGCCTTCCTGGCCACCTTCCTGCCGTTGGACCGGCCGATGTGGTTGCTCGGTGAACGTGGTTACAGCGGTGCGGCCGAACGGTTGTTGCTGGCCGCCCATGTGGTGCTGTTGCTGCTGCTGGCCTGGCGGGTCCGTCGGCACACAACGCAGCCGAAGATCACCCCGAAGCGGGAACCCGGACTCGTCCGTGTCGAACGCTGTTGA
- a CDS encoding histidine kinase, translating to MLTHLGTGLRATWRMLVTARDADWGPPVTWLPGPRWVRRKTAVLLFGLLAVANGVTWFTAFNPVAGALLTLAHLLPWLLSNRSPVTAWRLAMGLLATLAVAPLLIDFPRVLPGVPAIERPWSIGALALIPAVFAAVARAPHRDRVTVGVLSVLLTYLAAALPLGGFPDSPFAVVFALVAVVVGVSRSREDAATSELAWVRRDMADEQAKTAVLAERARIARELHDIIAHHLSMIAVRTDSAPYRLSISDDRVREELVQLGDAARQALSETRGLLGVLRAEDAEPELAPQPTPAELPELVAEAERSGVAVALAVEGPARPVPSAAGLAVYRVTQEALSNARRHAPGAAVRVALRYLPGELELVVDNDPGLRAAGESGPGNGITGMRERIGIVGGEFRAGPRPDGGYTVRARIPLADNTEGAA from the coding sequence ATGCTGACACACCTCGGAACCGGGTTGCGGGCGACCTGGCGGATGCTGGTCACCGCGCGGGACGCCGACTGGGGACCACCGGTGACCTGGCTGCCGGGTCCGCGGTGGGTGCGCCGCAAGACCGCGGTGCTGCTGTTCGGACTGCTGGCCGTGGCCAACGGGGTCACCTGGTTCACGGCGTTCAACCCGGTGGCCGGCGCGCTGCTCACCCTGGCGCACCTGCTGCCCTGGCTGCTGAGCAACCGGTCGCCGGTGACCGCCTGGCGGCTGGCGATGGGCCTGCTGGCCACGCTGGCGGTGGCGCCGCTGCTGATCGATTTCCCCAGGGTGCTGCCGGGGGTGCCCGCGATCGAGCGGCCGTGGTCGATCGGCGCGCTGGCCCTCATCCCCGCGGTCTTCGCGGCGGTGGCCCGCGCGCCGCACCGGGACCGGGTGACCGTCGGCGTGCTGTCCGTGCTGCTGACCTACCTGGCCGCCGCGCTGCCGCTGGGCGGGTTCCCCGACTCGCCGTTCGCCGTGGTGTTCGCGCTGGTCGCGGTGGTGGTCGGGGTGTCGCGCAGCCGGGAGGACGCGGCCACCTCCGAACTGGCCTGGGTGCGCAGGGACATGGCCGACGAGCAGGCCAAGACCGCGGTGCTGGCCGAGCGCGCCCGGATCGCCAGGGAACTGCACGACATCATCGCGCACCACCTGTCGATGATCGCGGTGCGCACCGACAGCGCGCCCTACCGACTGTCCATTTCGGACGATCGAGTGCGCGAAGAGCTTGTCCAGCTGGGAGATGCGGCCCGGCAGGCGCTGTCCGAGACCCGCGGCCTGTTGGGGGTGCTGCGGGCCGAGGACGCCGAGCCGGAGCTCGCGCCCCAGCCCACCCCGGCCGAGCTGCCGGAACTGGTGGCCGAGGCGGAGCGGTCCGGGGTGGCGGTGGCGCTGGCCGTCGAGGGCCCGGCGCGGCCGGTGCCCTCGGCGGCCGGACTGGCGGTGTACCGGGTGACCCAGGAGGCGCTGAGCAACGCCAGGCGGCACGCGCCCGGCGCGGCGGTCCGGGTGGCGCTGCGGTACCTGCCGGGTGAGCTGGAACTGGTGGTGGACAACGATCCTGGCCTGCGGGCGGCCGGGGAGTCCGGGCCGGGCAACGGGATCACCGGGATGCGGGAGCGGATCGGCATCGTCGGCGGCGAGTTCCGGGCCGGGCCGCGGCCGGACGGCGGGTATACCGTGCGGGCGAGGATTCCGTTGGCGGACAACACCGAGGGGGCGGCGTGA
- a CDS encoding RNHCP domain-containing protein, giving the protein MPNYRDASETGGEAARFTRRIEDFTCGHCERTVRGNGYTNHCPHCLWSRHVDINPGDRAATCGGLMPPVAAGIHKDAYFVVQRCEKCGHQRRNKTSPRDSRETILTYFGRPIPG; this is encoded by the coding sequence ATGCCTAACTACCGCGACGCGTCCGAAACCGGCGGCGAGGCCGCCCGGTTCACCCGGCGGATCGAGGACTTCACCTGCGGTCACTGCGAACGCACGGTCCGTGGCAACGGCTACACCAACCACTGCCCGCACTGCCTGTGGTCCCGGCACGTCGACATCAACCCCGGTGACCGGGCCGCGACCTGCGGCGGACTGATGCCGCCGGTGGCCGCCGGCATCCACAAGGACGCCTACTTCGTGGTCCAGCGCTGCGAGAAGTGCGGCCATCAGCGGCGCAACAAGACCTCCCCGAGGGACAGCAGGGAGACGATCCTCACGTACTTCGGCCGACCCATCCCGGGCTGA
- a CDS encoding TetR/AcrR family transcriptional regulator: protein MAQETGTTARIYRGMRPEQRKADRRARLVEAALELFTTAGYHGTRIEQLCTHAGVSTRNFYEEFANKEALLLSLHNDINAVALHHVVSALRTLPDSADAPERIGTLLNVFMADITADPRRPRLAYVEAVGVSPAMERQHQRWVAEWSTLIEGEATRAAQRGQAPVRDYHLIATALVGAVTGLLREWQAAERPLPSAEVTATMRHLMVAAITVP from the coding sequence ATGGCCCAGGAGACGGGGACAACCGCGCGCATCTACCGCGGCATGCGTCCCGAACAGCGCAAGGCCGACCGCCGGGCCCGGCTGGTCGAGGCCGCGCTGGAGCTGTTCACCACCGCCGGCTACCACGGCACCCGCATCGAGCAACTGTGCACGCACGCCGGGGTCTCCACGCGGAACTTCTACGAGGAGTTCGCGAACAAGGAGGCCCTGCTGCTGAGCCTGCACAACGACATCAACGCGGTCGCCCTGCACCACGTGGTCAGCGCGCTGCGCACGCTGCCGGACTCCGCCGACGCGCCGGAGCGGATCGGCACCCTGCTGAACGTGTTCATGGCCGACATCACCGCCGACCCGCGCCGCCCCCGGCTGGCCTACGTGGAGGCGGTCGGGGTGAGCCCGGCGATGGAGCGCCAGCACCAGCGCTGGGTGGCGGAGTGGAGCACGCTGATCGAGGGCGAGGCCACCAGGGCGGCCCAGCGCGGGCAGGCCCCGGTCCGGGACTACCACCTGATCGCGACCGCGCTGGTGGGCGCGGTGACCGGGCTGCTGCGCGAGTGGCAGGCGGCCGAGCGGCCGCTGCCCTCGGCCGAGGTGACCGCGACCATGCGGCACCTGATGGTCGCCGCGATCACGGTGCCCTGA
- a CDS encoding response regulator transcription factor — MIRVYVVDDQAMVRESFAGLLGAQDGMTVVGTAGDGIEALTGIAELDARGQRPDVVLMDIRMPRLDGLETTRRLLGGESTSDGTTENPLRVLVLTTFDLDDYVFEALRAGASGFLLKDAPAAELVNAIRVVAAGDALLAPTVTRRLISEFVRSRPAPAARPERLEVLTNRETEVLTLVARGLSNTEIAVELVLSEQTVKTHLNRILAKLALRDRAQAIVLAYETGLVHPAS, encoded by the coding sequence GTGATCCGGGTCTACGTGGTCGACGACCAGGCGATGGTGCGGGAGAGCTTCGCCGGTCTGCTCGGCGCCCAGGACGGCATGACCGTGGTGGGCACCGCGGGCGACGGCATCGAGGCGCTGACCGGCATCGCCGAGCTGGACGCGCGCGGGCAGCGGCCGGACGTGGTGCTGATGGACATCCGGATGCCCCGCCTGGACGGCCTGGAGACCACCCGGCGACTGCTCGGCGGAGAGTCCACTTCGGACGGTACGACGGAGAACCCGTTGCGGGTGCTCGTGCTGACCACCTTCGACCTGGACGACTACGTGTTCGAGGCGCTGCGGGCCGGCGCCAGCGGCTTCCTGCTCAAGGACGCGCCTGCCGCCGAGCTGGTCAACGCGATCCGGGTGGTCGCGGCCGGGGACGCCCTGCTCGCGCCCACCGTGACCCGCCGGTTGATCAGCGAGTTCGTCCGCAGCCGCCCCGCCCCGGCGGCCCGCCCCGAGCGGCTGGAGGTGCTGACCAACCGGGAGACCGAGGTGCTCACCCTGGTCGCCAGGGGCCTGTCCAACACCGAGATCGCGGTGGAGCTGGTGCTCTCCGAGCAGACCGTGAAGACCCACCTCAACCGCATCCTGGCCAAGCTCGCCCTGCGCGACCGCGCCCAGGCGATCGTGCTGGCCTACGAAACCGGCCTGGTCCACCCCGCAAGCTAA
- a CDS encoding iron chelate uptake ABC transporter family permease subunit has product MTTTPVKLGNRARVSAVSVLLAALTLLMFCVSLATGEFQLGLDEVVAALGGIGDYSTLLVVRELRLPRALVGLLVGLAFGVAGALFQSLTRNPLASPDLIGITGGANVVVVAGTALGVGGGLGVPLLALLGSLASAFAVYTLAWKQGSTGYRIVLVGIGVQALCTGATSYLLLRLGVYDAQGAMVWLTGTLNARNFGHVTWIAVAVVLLLPLTLLLRGWLDALQFNDDTATGLGIPVQRARLSLGLVAVGLAAVATAAAGPIVFVALVSPQLALRLCRSATPPVLASGLAGSLLLLVSDLIARTLLPAELPVGVVTGVIGAPFLLWLLARANRANAG; this is encoded by the coding sequence GTGACCACTACCCCTGTGAAACTCGGCAACCGGGCCCGCGTGAGCGCGGTGTCGGTGCTGCTGGCCGCGCTGACCCTGCTGATGTTCTGCGTCAGTCTGGCCACCGGCGAGTTCCAGCTCGGCCTGGACGAGGTGGTGGCCGCACTCGGCGGCATCGGCGACTACTCCACCCTGCTGGTGGTGCGGGAGCTCCGGCTGCCGCGCGCGCTGGTCGGCCTGCTGGTGGGTTTGGCCTTCGGCGTCGCGGGCGCGCTGTTCCAGTCCCTCACCCGCAACCCGCTGGCCAGCCCGGACCTGATCGGCATCACCGGCGGCGCGAACGTGGTGGTGGTCGCGGGCACCGCGCTCGGCGTCGGCGGCGGGCTCGGCGTGCCGCTGCTGGCCCTGCTCGGCTCGCTGGCCTCAGCCTTCGCCGTGTACACACTCGCCTGGAAGCAAGGCAGCACCGGCTACCGGATCGTGCTGGTCGGCATCGGCGTGCAGGCGCTGTGCACCGGCGCGACCAGTTATCTGTTGCTGCGCCTGGGTGTCTACGACGCGCAGGGCGCGATGGTCTGGCTCACCGGCACGCTCAACGCCCGCAACTTCGGCCACGTCACCTGGATCGCGGTGGCCGTGGTGCTGCTGCTGCCGCTCACCCTGCTGCTGCGCGGCTGGCTGGATGCCTTGCAGTTCAACGACGACACCGCCACCGGACTCGGCATCCCGGTGCAGCGGGCCAGGCTGTCCCTCGGCCTGGTCGCGGTCGGGCTGGCCGCGGTCGCCACCGCGGCGGCCGGGCCGATCGTCTTCGTCGCACTGGTCTCCCCGCAGCTCGCGCTGCGGCTGTGCCGGTCGGCCACCCCGCCCGTGCTGGCCTCCGGGCTGGCCGGGTCCCTGCTCCTGCTCGTCAGCGACCTGATCGCGCGGACCCTGCTACCGGCCGAGCTCCCGGTCGGCGTGGTGACCGGCGTGATCGGGGCGCCGTTCCTGTTGTGGTTGCTGGCCAGGGCCAACCGAGCCAACGCCGGCTGA
- a CDS encoding ABC transporter substrate-binding protein has product MLGSTRRLLRAGAVLATAGLLAACSATGPTGGGPWEFTDDRGEKISLPAKPTRIVAQSAAAGTLWDFGVKVTGVFGPQKLADGRPDPQIGNVDLGAVQSVGTTYGEFNLEKFASLRPELTITTMYDDTLWYIPDTAKDKVKPTAGIKIGGKPIPEALARFETLASALGADVKGGAVATAKAEFAKAENNLREAAKSKPGLKVLVVSATKNDLYLVRPQESGDLKYFRSLGLDVYEPAQGEAYFQKISWEQVREYPADLVLVDNREAQALTPAQMAEVATWKLHPAVQADQVGPWFAAAPMSYQSFTKVMNDLAELVRRSRTDVVS; this is encoded by the coding sequence ATGCTGGGATCCACCCGCCGACTGCTCCGCGCGGGGGCCGTGCTGGCCACCGCCGGACTGCTCGCCGCCTGCTCCGCCACCGGCCCCACCGGCGGCGGCCCGTGGGAGTTCACCGACGACCGCGGCGAGAAGATCAGCCTGCCCGCCAAGCCGACCCGGATCGTGGCCCAGTCCGCGGCCGCGGGCACGCTGTGGGACTTCGGCGTCAAGGTCACCGGCGTGTTCGGCCCGCAGAAGCTCGCCGACGGCCGACCGGACCCGCAGATCGGCAACGTGGACCTCGGCGCGGTCCAGTCGGTCGGCACCACCTACGGCGAGTTCAACCTGGAGAAGTTCGCCTCGCTGCGGCCGGAGCTGACCATCACCACGATGTACGACGACACGCTCTGGTACATCCCGGACACCGCCAAGGACAAGGTCAAGCCGACCGCCGGGATCAAGATCGGCGGCAAGCCGATCCCCGAGGCGCTGGCCCGGTTCGAGACCCTGGCCAGCGCGCTGGGCGCGGACGTCAAGGGCGGCGCGGTGGCCACGGCCAAGGCCGAGTTCGCCAAGGCGGAGAACAACCTGCGCGAGGCGGCCAAGAGCAAGCCCGGCTTGAAGGTGCTGGTGGTCAGCGCGACCAAGAACGACCTGTACCTGGTGCGTCCGCAGGAGTCCGGCGACCTGAAGTACTTCCGCTCGCTGGGCCTGGACGTCTATGAGCCCGCCCAGGGCGAGGCGTACTTCCAGAAGATCAGCTGGGAGCAGGTCCGGGAGTACCCGGCCGACCTGGTGCTGGTGGACAACCGGGAGGCCCAGGCGCTGACGCCGGCCCAGATGGCCGAGGTGGCCACCTGGAAGCTGCACCCCGCGGTGCAGGCCGACCAGGTCGGGCCGTGGTTCGCGGCCGCGCCGATGAGCTACCAGTCCTTCACCAAGGTGATGAACGACCTGGCCGAGCTGGTCCGCCGGTCCCGCACGGACGTGGTGAGCTGA
- a CDS encoding lipase family protein, translated as MSPSPRLRLLGACLLTALALTTLPGTATAAPAAVPLPSADPFYQPPNPLPPGKPGDLLRSRQVKVTVLGLEVPVSAWQILYRSTAATGAPMAVSGTILVPQTPSTGKPRQLVSYAVGAHGLHETCAPSYKMRTGTENEVALIGQFLLAGFAVVITDYQGLGTPGPHTMAVGPAAGHAMLDAVRAAQKTPGPELGVGPVGIYGYSQGGQAASHAGELQPTYAPELQVAGVVAGGIPRDLRELFPVIDGGPFSALMIGAVSGHMGAYPDLPEEFINEAGKKLIAKQRTECIVGTMLLTGAFKRLKDLTTVPDAIKDPRWQARLAADVPGSRKPTAPVLLFHGDFDEVIPFKVAKPLLADYCARGATVEWRTTHLTEHILGNIAGVPMAVSWLKARFAGVPAATSC; from the coding sequence GTGTCGCCGTCCCCCCGACTCCGACTGCTCGGCGCATGTCTGCTGACCGCGTTAGCGCTGACCACCCTGCCCGGCACCGCCACCGCCGCGCCCGCCGCGGTCCCCCTGCCCTCCGCGGACCCCTTCTACCAGCCGCCGAACCCGCTGCCCCCCGGCAAGCCCGGTGACCTGCTGCGTTCCCGCCAGGTCAAGGTCACCGTGCTCGGCCTGGAGGTCCCGGTCTCGGCCTGGCAGATCCTCTACCGCTCCACCGCGGCCACCGGCGCGCCGATGGCGGTCTCCGGCACCATCCTGGTCCCGCAGACTCCGTCCACCGGCAAGCCGCGTCAGCTGGTGAGCTACGCGGTCGGCGCGCACGGCCTGCACGAGACCTGCGCGCCCTCCTACAAGATGCGCACCGGCACCGAGAACGAGGTGGCCCTGATCGGCCAGTTCCTGCTCGCCGGGTTCGCCGTGGTGATCACCGACTACCAGGGCCTCGGCACGCCGGGACCGCACACCATGGCGGTCGGCCCGGCCGCCGGGCACGCCATGCTGGACGCGGTGCGGGCCGCGCAGAAGACGCCCGGACCGGAGCTCGGGGTCGGCCCGGTCGGCATCTACGGCTACTCCCAGGGCGGCCAGGCCGCCAGCCACGCCGGTGAGCTCCAGCCGACCTATGCCCCTGAGCTCCAGGTGGCCGGGGTGGTCGCCGGTGGCATCCCGCGCGACCTGCGCGAGCTGTTCCCGGTGATCGACGGCGGCCCGTTCTCCGCGCTGATGATCGGCGCGGTCTCCGGCCACATGGGCGCCTACCCGGACCTGCCGGAGGAGTTCATCAACGAGGCCGGGAAGAAGCTGATCGCCAAGCAGCGCACCGAGTGCATCGTCGGCACCATGCTGCTCACCGGCGCGTTCAAGCGGCTCAAGGACCTGACCACGGTGCCGGATGCGATCAAGGACCCGCGCTGGCAGGCCCGGCTGGCCGCGGACGTGCCGGGCAGCCGCAAGCCGACCGCGCCGGTGCTGCTCTTCCACGGTGACTTCGACGAGGTCATCCCGTTCAAGGTGGCCAAGCCGCTGCTGGCCGACTACTGCGCGCGGGGCGCGACCGTGGAGTGGCGGACCACCCACCTCACCGAGCACATCCTGGGCAACATCGCCGGGGTGCCGATGGCGGTGTCCTGGCTGAAGGCCCGGTTCGCCGGGGTGCCCGCCGCCACCTCCTGCTGA
- a CDS encoding iron ABC transporter permease has translation MTTVEKRQPVATGRSSGAGLSRPLGLLLALGVLLLVCVLSIMVGTTDLGFGEVFTAVFRPESPEAEAIVRGLRMPRTGFGLAVGAALGLAGALMQGVTRNPLADPGILGVTSGAAFGVTLSALFGGIASFYGYVWFAFAGALVATVVVFGLGSLGRDGARPAKLALAGAAVSAMLNSMVSAVLLLDAATLDRYRFWAVGAINGQDPRVLYQLLPFLLVGAVLALAVSPALNSLALGEDVARALGRNVGRIRLVSVLAITLLAGSAAAACGPMVFIGLVVPHMARIITGPDHRWVLVYSAVIAPILLLGADILGRVLARPEELQVGIIVAFLGAPFFIALVRRQRLPEL, from the coding sequence GTGACCACGGTCGAAAAGCGGCAGCCCGTGGCGACCGGGCGGTCGTCAGGGGCCGGTCTGTCGCGCCCACTCGGGTTGCTCCTCGCCCTCGGTGTGCTGCTGCTGGTGTGCGTGCTGTCCATCATGGTGGGCACCACCGACCTGGGCTTCGGCGAGGTGTTCACCGCGGTGTTCCGGCCGGAGAGCCCGGAGGCCGAGGCGATCGTGCGCGGGCTGCGGATGCCGCGCACCGGCTTCGGTCTCGCGGTCGGCGCGGCGCTCGGCCTGGCCGGCGCGCTGATGCAGGGCGTGACCCGCAACCCGTTGGCGGACCCGGGAATCCTCGGCGTCACCTCGGGCGCGGCCTTCGGCGTGACGCTGTCCGCGCTCTTCGGCGGGATCGCCTCCTTCTACGGCTACGTCTGGTTCGCCTTCGCGGGCGCGCTGGTGGCCACCGTGGTGGTCTTCGGCCTGGGCAGCCTGGGCCGGGACGGCGCCCGCCCGGCCAAGCTCGCGCTGGCCGGGGCCGCGGTCTCGGCGATGCTCAACTCGATGGTCTCCGCGGTGCTGCTGCTGGACGCGGCCACCCTGGACCGCTACCGGTTCTGGGCGGTCGGCGCGATCAACGGCCAGGACCCGAGGGTGCTCTACCAACTGCTGCCGTTCCTGCTCGTCGGCGCGGTGCTCGCGCTCGCGGTCAGCCCGGCGCTGAACAGCCTGGCCCTCGGCGAGGACGTGGCCAGGGCGCTGGGCCGCAACGTCGGCCGAATCCGGCTGGTCTCGGTGCTCGCGATCACCCTGCTCGCCGGATCGGCCGCGGCCGCCTGCGGGCCGATGGTGTTCATCGGCCTGGTGGTGCCGCACATGGCCCGGATCATCACCGGCCCCGACCACCGCTGGGTGCTGGTCTACTCGGCGGTGATCGCGCCGATCCTGTTGCTGGGCGCGGACATCCTCGGCCGGGTGCTGGCCAGGCCGGAGGAGCTCCAGGTCGGCATCATCGTCGCCTTCCTCGGCGCGCCCTTCTTCATCGCGCTGGTCCGCCGCCAGCGCCTCCCGGAGCTGTGA
- the dhbC gene encoding isochorismate synthase DhbC, producing MTTRHASTVSPVELLSDYRAGSSFFFSSPRGVLLAEGTAATVPGVAAPGELGALPARVAAVLAEAGPGALVVGAVPFDHNAAASLVVPEGVRRAEAFPAELRLPELSMNVPEWEITPVPEPAAYVRSVRAALTPLRSGELDKVVLARSLELTAPTTVDLGPLLNNLIRRDPAGYTFAADLPGRTLIGASPELLLSRRGTSVVSNPLAGSAARSADPEEDRRRAEALLVSAKDRHEHAVVVDAVAAALRPYCRTLDVPAAPELVRTATMWHLSTRVTGELADERTSALELAAALHPTPAVCGTPVGAARDKIRALEPFDRGFYTGMVGWCDGNGDGDWVVTIRCAEADDHSLRLFAGAGIVADSSPEAELAETAAKFRTLLLAMGIEQIA from the coding sequence ATGACCACGCGGCACGCCAGCACCGTGAGCCCGGTCGAGCTGCTGTCGGACTACCGCGCCGGATCCTCGTTCTTCTTCTCCTCCCCCCGCGGCGTGCTGCTCGCCGAGGGAACCGCGGCCACCGTGCCCGGCGTCGCCGCCCCGGGCGAGCTGGGCGCGCTGCCCGCCCGGGTGGCCGCGGTGCTCGCCGAGGCCGGACCCGGCGCGCTGGTGGTGGGCGCGGTGCCCTTCGACCACAACGCGGCGGCCAGCCTGGTGGTGCCCGAGGGAGTGCGCCGGGCCGAGGCGTTCCCGGCCGAGCTCCGGCTGCCGGAACTGAGCATGAACGTGCCGGAGTGGGAGATCACCCCGGTGCCCGAACCAGCGGCGTACGTGCGCTCGGTGCGCGCCGCGCTCACCCCGCTGCGTTCGGGCGAGCTGGACAAGGTGGTGCTGGCCCGCTCGCTGGAGCTGACCGCGCCCACCACGGTGGACCTCGGCCCGCTGCTGAACAACCTGATCCGCCGGGACCCGGCCGGCTACACCTTCGCCGCCGACCTGCCCGGCCGCACCCTCATCGGCGCCAGCCCCGAGCTGCTGCTCTCCCGCCGGGGCACCAGCGTGGTCTCCAACCCGCTGGCCGGTTCCGCCGCGCGCAGTGCCGACCCGGAGGAGGACCGGCGCCGAGCCGAGGCCTTGCTGGTCTCGGCCAAGGACCGGCACGAGCACGCGGTGGTGGTGGACGCGGTGGCCGCCGCGCTGCGCCCGTACTGCCGGACCCTGGACGTGCCTGCCGCCCCGGAGCTGGTGCGCACCGCGACCATGTGGCACCTGTCCACCAGGGTCACCGGCGAGCTGGCGGACGAGCGGACCTCCGCGCTGGAGCTGGCCGCGGCGCTGCACCCGACCCCCGCGGTGTGCGGCACGCCGGTCGGCGCGGCCAGGGACAAGATCCGTGCGCTGGAACCCTTCGACCGCGGCTTCTACACCGGCATGGTGGGCTGGTGCGACGGCAACGGCGACGGCGACTGGGTGGTCACCATCCGCTGTGCCGAGGCCGATGACCACTCGCTGCGGCTCTTCGCCGGGGCGGGCATCGTCGCGGACTCCAGCCCGGAGGCCGAACTGGCCGAGACCGCGGCGAAGTTCCGCACGCTGCTGCTGGCCATGGGCATCGAGCAGATCGCCTGA